GCTGCACGATACAGGGCGCCTCGCGCAGCTTTTCGAGGCTTCCTTGCGGCGCAAGCAGCTTGAGCTCGAACTCCGCCTGATCGCCATGCCTGACGGCAATAGCAGTCCCTGCATCGGTCACGACCGGCCGCCGTCCATTCAATGATATCGTTCCCCTCATGGTCTATGAACGTTTCATGACAATGACAAGGCATATTGCCGTTATCCCAGCGTGTAATAGCCGTAAAATGTATCAAAAATACCGCTTTAAGTCGCATTTGTCCGGGTTGCCAGCCAAGGGCGAAGGGGCGTGCTACACGGGCGCGCGGCGTTGTTCATTCCGATCGCCGCGACAAAATCTGCTTGAGGTCGGCGTCTCGCTTCTGTCTCGCGCAGGAGGACCAGCGCGTCGTCGGCAGTATCGGCCGGAAGGACCTGGTGCGCGGGCGCGCCCGCTCGGCGGAACAAATTTCCGCGGCATGGTGGCGCGCGATCCAATCGCCGCCAGCGCATTCCAGAGCTTCATCGGCGCTGGTTGACAGCACGATGGGGTCGCCGATGATGCCGGACAATCAAAAAGCAGCCCCGGGATGAAACGCCATGACCTCGACCCCAGACCTCGTGATCCGCGGCGGCACCATCGCCGATGGCAACGGCGGCGAGCTCTATGAAGCCGATGTCGCAATCACCGGCGGCAAGATCGCCGAAGTCGGCAAGGTCTCCGCCAAGGGCAAGGAAGAGATCGACGCGCGCGGCAGGCTGGTGGCGCCCGGCTTCGTCGACGTCCACACCCATTACGACGGCCAGGTGACCTGGAGCCAGGACATCACGCCGTCATCGCAGAACGGCGTCACCACGGCGATCATGGGCAATTGCGGCGTCGGCTTCGCGCCGTGCCGGCCGAGCGATCACAACCGGCTGATCCAGCTGATGGAGGGCGTCGAGGACATTCCGGAGCCGGTGCTTTCCGCCGGCATTCCCTGGGCGTGGGAAAGCTTCCCCGACTACATGGACTGGCTGTCGAAGCGCAGCTTCGACATGGACATCGGTGCGCAACTGCCGCATGCGGCGCTGCGGGTCTATGTGATGGGCGAACGCGGCGCACGCCGCGATCCGGCAACGCCCGAGGACAACAAGCAGATGGCTGCGCTCGCCGGCGACGCGGTGCGATCGGGCGCGCTGGGGTTCTCGACCTCGCGCACGCTCAATCACCGCACCTCGACCGGCGACTACACGCCGACGCTGAAGGCGGGCGAGGACGAACTGACCGCGATCGCCGGCGCGATGCACGGCGTCGGCCGCAGCGTGCTGCAATTCGTGCTCGACCAGAGCACCGTCCACGAAGACCTGCCGATGATGCTGCGGGTCGCCGAGAACACCAAATGCCCGATCTCGTTCTCGGTCGCGCAGGCCGACAAGGCTCCGCGGCGCTGGCGGCAGACCATGGACACCATCAATGAAGCCGCCGCGCGCGGCCTGTCGATCACGACGCAGATCGCGGCGCGGCCGGTCGGGCTGTTGCTCGGGCTGGAATTGTCGCGCAACCCGTTCCAGACCCATCCGAGCTATCGCGAGATCGCGAAGCTCCCGCTGGCGGAGCGGCTGACGCATCTGCGCCGGCCCGAGATACGCGCCGCGATCCTGAGCGAGAGCGCGACGGCGACCGACGATCCGCTGTTCTTCCGGCCGAACTACGACAAGATGTACCTGCTCGGCAATCCGCCGGACTATGAACAGCCGCCGGAGAACGCGCTCGGCCCGCAAGCGCGCCGCCAGGGCCGGCAGCCGGAAGAGCTCGCCTATGATGCGATGCTGACCGACGAGGGCCGCGGCATGCTCTATGTGCCGTTCCTGAACTACGCCGACGGCAACCTCGACGCCGTGCACGAGATGCTGCGCGAGCCGAGCGCAGTGCCCGGCCTGTCCGACGGTGGCGCACATTGCGGCATCATCTGCGACGCCAGCTTCCCCACCTATCTCTTGACGCACTGGACCCGCGACCGCAGCCGCGGCGACAAGCTCTCGATCCCGTTCGTGATCGCAGCGCAGTCGCGCAAGACCGCGCTGTCGGTCGGCCTCACCGATCGCGGCGTGATCGCGCCCGGCTTCAAGGCGGACGTCAACGTGATCGATTACGATCGGCTGCATCTGCATCCGCCGAAGGTGCATTACGATCTCCCGGTCGGCGGCCGCCGCCTCTTGCAGCAGGTCGACGGCTACGACGCCACCATCGTCTCCGGCATCGTCACCCAGCGCGAGGGCAAGGCCACCGGCGCACGGCCGGGCAGGCTGGTGCGCGGCGCACAGGGATTGAACTGAGATAGGTGCGGCAATGCACCCTCCCCTGGAGAGCAGGGGAGGGTGAAGCGTGTGCCTGCCTTACGTCGACGACACCGCGCCCCTGATCGCGCCCGCCGGCTGCGACGTGCCCGTCAGCCGTGCGCGCTCGGTGTTCGGCCACAGCAGCAGCAACCCGAACACGCCCGACCCCACCATGATCGCTGCGTTGATGGTGAAGCCCGTCATGTAGCCGGCCATCACGGCTCCGGCATGCTGGATCACACTGCCCATCACCTGCGGCGCCAGAATGCCCGAGAGCGTGTACAATGCGCCGTAGATCGCGATCATCGCGCCACGCTGCGATACCGGGGTGAACTCGCCGAGCATCGCCGGACACACCACATAGATCGAGCCGCACAGCCC
The window above is part of the Bradyrhizobium sp. PSBB068 genome. Proteins encoded here:
- a CDS encoding amidohydrolase family protein codes for the protein MTSTPDLVIRGGTIADGNGGELYEADVAITGGKIAEVGKVSAKGKEEIDARGRLVAPGFVDVHTHYDGQVTWSQDITPSSQNGVTTAIMGNCGVGFAPCRPSDHNRLIQLMEGVEDIPEPVLSAGIPWAWESFPDYMDWLSKRSFDMDIGAQLPHAALRVYVMGERGARRDPATPEDNKQMAALAGDAVRSGALGFSTSRTLNHRTSTGDYTPTLKAGEDELTAIAGAMHGVGRSVLQFVLDQSTVHEDLPMMLRVAENTKCPISFSVAQADKAPRRWRQTMDTINEAAARGLSITTQIAARPVGLLLGLELSRNPFQTHPSYREIAKLPLAERLTHLRRPEIRAAILSESATATDDPLFFRPNYDKMYLLGNPPDYEQPPENALGPQARRQGRQPEELAYDAMLTDEGRGMLYVPFLNYADGNLDAVHEMLREPSAVPGLSDGGAHCGIICDASFPTYLLTHWTRDRSRGDKLSIPFVIAAQSRKTALSVGLTDRGVIAPGFKADVNVIDYDRLHLHPPKVHYDLPVGGRRLLQQVDGYDATIVSGIVTQREGKATGARPGRLVRGAQGLN